A genomic window from Nostoc sp. TCL26-01 includes:
- a CDS encoding ParB/RepB/Spo0J family partition protein: MPKARQPLSQGLAASIAQKFITDPASVQSSQTIPIEQIQLPVKQPRRYFDPTKQAQLVKSIQEHGILEPLLVRLLPNGNYELVAGERRYRAAQELKLPDVPVVIRELDDQQALQVALIENLQREDLNPIEETEAILDLLSITLNTSNDEITSILHRANHAKNRGKELEENVFLQLQTIESVLAGIGRFSVESFRTSRLPLLNLPTEIMNALREGQIEFTKARAIARVKNEEQRKTLLKLAISQNLSLSEIKKKIQELNVTEKENPSSYVQRYSQIGQQLKKADIWNDPDKRAKLDNLLSQIEDLLTYSPS; encoded by the coding sequence ATGCCTAAAGCAAGGCAACCACTCAGTCAAGGGCTTGCTGCTTCTATTGCCCAAAAATTTATTACAGATCCAGCAAGTGTTCAATCTTCGCAAACGATACCAATTGAACAAATTCAACTTCCAGTTAAACAACCGCGTCGCTACTTTGACCCCACTAAGCAAGCTCAGTTAGTCAAATCAATTCAAGAGCATGGCATTTTAGAACCTTTACTGGTTCGGCTATTGCCAAATGGGAATTATGAATTAGTTGCGGGGGAAAGGCGCTATCGAGCAGCACAAGAACTTAAATTACCTGATGTTCCTGTAGTTATTAGGGAGCTTGATGATCAGCAGGCTCTGCAAGTCGCTCTAATTGAAAACCTGCAACGTGAGGATTTAAACCCTATAGAGGAAACCGAAGCAATCCTTGATTTGCTTTCGATTACCCTCAATACAAGTAATGATGAGATTACTTCTATCTTGCATCGTGCTAACCATGCAAAAAACCGTGGTAAAGAATTGGAGGAAAACGTTTTCCTCCAACTTCAAACTATCGAATCAGTCCTAGCTGGCATTGGTCGGTTTTCGGTGGAATCCTTTCGTACCAGTCGTTTACCATTGCTGAATCTGCCTACTGAGATAATGAACGCACTGAGAGAAGGTCAGATTGAGTTTACGAAAGCTAGGGCGATCGCTCGTGTGAAAAATGAGGAGCAGCGAAAGACTTTACTTAAGCTGGCAATATCTCAGAATTTGAGTTTGAGCGAAATTAAGAAAAAGATCCAAGAACTGAATGTCACTGAAAAGGAAAATCCCAGTAGCTATGTTCAGCGATATTCTCAAATTGGTCAACAATTAAAGAAAGCTGATATTTGGAATGACCCAGATAAACGAGCTAAGTTAGATAATCTGCTTTCTCAGATAGAAGATTTATTGACATACTCCCCATCCTAA
- a CDS encoding AAA family ATPase: MPIIAVINQKGGAGKSTVAVHLARWLQKKGESVLVVDADAQCSSSKWLARLEKDVPCQILQAPDVLLDELPKLIDEYNWVIADGPAALSETTRALILTADLVIVPCQPTGVDLESASDTVRLIQQAQRIRRGEPKAVMFVNRAVKGTKLKDEAIEVLRLMPNVSVLENVLHQRQVIADCYGQNATVFDLSGSTAGIARREIEQLFKNALEVLNA, from the coding sequence ATGCCAATCATTGCCGTTATCAATCAAAAAGGAGGAGCTGGTAAGTCAACAGTTGCCGTACATCTTGCACGCTGGCTGCAAAAAAAAGGTGAATCTGTGCTGGTTGTAGATGCTGATGCTCAATGCTCATCTTCTAAGTGGCTAGCGCGATTAGAAAAAGATGTTCCTTGCCAGATTCTTCAAGCACCTGATGTACTGTTGGATGAGTTACCTAAGTTGATAGATGAGTACAATTGGGTCATTGCTGATGGGCCGGCTGCGTTGTCCGAAACAACTAGAGCATTGATTTTAACTGCGGATTTAGTGATTGTTCCTTGCCAACCTACGGGTGTCGATTTGGAAAGTGCTTCGGATACTGTACGGCTGATTCAGCAAGCTCAAAGGATTCGACGTGGAGAGCCAAAGGCAGTGATGTTTGTAAATCGGGCAGTGAAAGGAACTAAATTAAAGGATGAAGCGATCGAAGTGCTACGACTCATGCCAAATGTGAGTGTCCTAGAAAATGTGCTTCATCAGCGACAAGTTATCGCTGACTGCTACGGACAAAACGCTACAGTCTTTGATTTATCTGGCTCTACAGCAGGAATCGCTAGACGTGAAATTGAGCAACTATTTAAGAATGCCTTGGAGGTTCTGAATGCCTAA
- a CDS encoding aspartyl protease codes for MGVGSFGDNGELWFEIQLIATNGDVFSVEALFDTGFTTGWLAINTQDLEALEWLRIAAQISMRTARGEGQFNLYEGRIIIDANEFIIPVHVGDDVPDTLMGSAWLDIMQLVVNKPQGILTLEMVETN; via the coding sequence ATGGGTGTAGGTTCTTTCGGTGATAACGGGGAGCTATGGTTTGAGATCCAGCTGATTGCTACCAATGGTGATGTGTTTTCTGTCGAAGCTCTATTCGATACTGGTTTTACTACGGGGTGGCTAGCTATTAACACCCAAGACTTGGAAGCTTTGGAGTGGTTAAGAATTGCTGCCCAAATTTCCATGAGAACAGCACGGGGAGAAGGGCAGTTCAATCTGTATGAAGGCAGGATAATTATTGATGCTAACGAGTTTATTATTCCTGTCCATGTTGGGGATGATGTTCCCGATACCTTGATGGGTTCTGCGTGGTTGGATATTATGCAACTGGTCGTTAATAAACCTCAAGGAATATTGACCCTAGAAATGGTAGAAACAAACTAA